One part of the Melioribacteraceae bacterium genome encodes these proteins:
- the ppdK gene encoding pyruvate, phosphate dikinase, protein MAIGKTAKYVYYFGGKKAEGKADMKELLGGKGANLAEMVNIGLPVPAGFTITTEVCTVYYKNNKKYPKELDKQVKDALAKVEKEMGAKFGDKVNPLLVSVRSGARASMPGMMETILNVGLNNQTREALIAKTANPRFVYDSHRRLIQMYSDVVMEKAAGIEPAEGQGVRVQLEKELHKMKEARGVHNDTDLTSDDLKELIEIYKSKVNEVLGKPFPEDPMEQLWGAISAVFQSWMGKRAISYRRIEGIPDSWGTAVNVQSMVFGNMGESSATGVAFTRNPATGENYFYGEWLTNAQGEDVVAGIRTPNPINEVGKTDHTSHLPSLETGMPDTYKQLHKIQRSLEKHYRDMLDVEFTIQEGKLYMLQCRVGKRNGPAAVKMALDMFREKLITREEAVLRVNPSQLDELLHPIIDPNAELVTKAFTKGLPAGPGGASGQVVFSAADAVKWAKEGKKVILVREETNPEDIEGMRAAQAILTARGGMTSHAALVARGWGKCCIVGAGSIKINYEEKYFTAGGTTVREGEWLTLNGSKGAVYIGELPMKKAAEENPDFQAFMKLCDQVRRLKVRTNADTPEDAAKARAFGAEGIGLFRTEHMFYGKNSEEPLFKLRKMIHSKTEAERRNALDELFPFVLRDVKGTLDAMDGYAVTFRTLDPPLHEFVPTRLDEREKLAASLGISIEELNDRADSLHENNPMMGHRGVRLGITYPEITEMQVRAIFVATAELLKEGKKPFPEIMIPVTCHINEINHQYQIINKVHDEVASKFGLKKIPHLTGTMIEIPRACLTADKIAETAQFFSFGTNDLTQMGFGFSRDDIGGFLPDYLEKKILPGDPFESIDIDAIGKLMKIAVEGGRSTRPDLKIGICGEHGGEPKSVEFCHKIGLNYVSCSPFRVPIARLAAAQAVAKELKSGKPAVKKSAVKKSVAKKKVNKKK, encoded by the coding sequence ATGGCAATAGGTAAAACGGCAAAGTATGTCTACTACTTCGGCGGGAAGAAAGCCGAAGGAAAAGCTGATATGAAAGAACTTCTCGGTGGAAAAGGTGCTAACCTTGCCGAAATGGTTAATATCGGTCTCCCTGTTCCGGCAGGATTTACAATAACAACTGAAGTTTGTACAGTCTATTACAAAAACAACAAAAAGTATCCTAAAGAACTTGACAAACAGGTTAAAGACGCACTTGCAAAAGTTGAAAAAGAAATGGGTGCGAAATTCGGCGACAAGGTTAATCCTCTGCTTGTTTCAGTCAGATCCGGCGCACGTGCTTCTATGCCCGGTATGATGGAAACTATTCTTAATGTCGGACTCAATAATCAAACCCGTGAAGCTTTAATTGCAAAAACAGCTAACCCGAGATTCGTTTACGATTCTCACCGCAGATTAATCCAGATGTATTCCGACGTTGTAATGGAAAAGGCTGCCGGAATAGAACCTGCTGAAGGCCAGGGTGTACGAGTCCAGCTCGAAAAAGAACTCCACAAAATGAAAGAAGCACGCGGTGTTCATAACGATACCGACCTGACTTCCGATGATCTGAAAGAATTGATCGAGATTTACAAATCAAAAGTAAATGAAGTTCTCGGGAAACCATTTCCGGAAGATCCGATGGAACAATTGTGGGGAGCTATCTCTGCTGTATTCCAGAGCTGGATGGGTAAACGGGCTATTTCGTACAGAAGAATTGAAGGAATTCCGGATAGCTGGGGCACGGCTGTAAACGTTCAGTCGATGGTTTTCGGTAATATGGGAGAATCTTCGGCAACCGGTGTTGCCTTCACTCGTAATCCAGCAACAGGAGAAAATTATTTTTACGGAGAATGGCTTACCAATGCCCAGGGTGAAGATGTGGTAGCAGGAATTAGAACTCCTAATCCGATCAATGAAGTCGGTAAAACCGATCATACTTCTCACCTCCCTTCATTAGAAACCGGAATGCCTGATACTTACAAGCAGCTCCATAAAATCCAGCGTTCACTCGAAAAACATTACCGCGACATGCTCGATGTTGAATTCACAATTCAGGAAGGAAAACTTTACATGCTTCAGTGCCGCGTAGGAAAAAGAAACGGTCCTGCTGCTGTAAAGATGGCCCTCGATATGTTTAGAGAAAAACTGATTACCAGAGAAGAAGCCGTTTTGCGTGTGAATCCTTCGCAGCTCGATGAATTACTGCATCCGATAATCGATCCGAATGCTGAATTAGTTACCAAAGCTTTTACTAAAGGATTACCCGCCGGACCGGGTGGTGCAAGCGGACAGGTTGTATTTTCCGCAGCAGACGCTGTTAAGTGGGCAAAGGAAGGCAAGAAAGTTATTCTTGTACGCGAAGAAACAAATCCTGAAGACATAGAAGGAATGCGTGCCGCTCAGGCGATCCTTACCGCACGCGGAGGTATGACTTCCCATGCAGCTCTCGTCGCTCGCGGCTGGGGTAAGTGCTGTATTGTCGGCGCAGGTTCAATTAAAATTAATTATGAAGAAAAATATTTTACTGCTGGCGGAACAACCGTTCGCGAAGGTGAATGGCTTACATTAAATGGTTCTAAGGGTGCTGTTTACATTGGTGAATTGCCAATGAAGAAAGCCGCCGAGGAGAATCCGGATTTCCAGGCTTTCATGAAACTTTGCGACCAGGTAAGAAGATTGAAAGTAAGAACAAATGCCGATACCCCTGAAGATGCAGCAAAAGCACGTGCATTCGGCGCTGAAGGTATTGGACTCTTCAGAACAGAGCATATGTTCTACGGAAAAAATTCCGAAGAACCGTTGTTCAAACTCCGTAAGATGATCCATTCTAAAACTGAAGCCGAAAGAAGAAATGCCCTCGACGAACTTTTCCCGTTTGTTCTTAGAGACGTTAAAGGTACTCTCGATGCAATGGACGGATATGCAGTTACATTCAGAACACTTGATCCGCCTCTTCACGAATTCGTTCCGACACGTTTGGACGAAAGAGAAAAACTGGCCGCAAGCCTGGGGATCTCGATCGAGGAATTGAACGACCGTGCCGATTCTCTGCATGAAAATAACCCGATGATGGGTCACCGCGGAGTACGTCTTGGTATTACCTACCCTGAAATTACCGAGATGCAGGTAAGAGCAATTTTTGTTGCGACTGCTGAACTCCTTAAAGAAGGTAAAAAACCTTTCCCGGAAATTATGATCCCCGTAACATGCCATATAAATGAAATTAATCATCAGTATCAGATCATCAATAAAGTTCATGACGAAGTAGCTTCAAAATTCGGTTTGAAAAAGATTCCGCATCTTACAGGAACAATGATTGAAATTCCGAGAGCATGTTTAACTGCAGATAAGATTGCTGAAACAGCTCAATTTTTCTCATTCGGAACGAATGATTTAACACAGATGGGATTCGGTTTCTCACGTGACGATATCGGCGGATTCTTGCCGGATTATCTAGAAAAGAAAATACTTCCTGGCGATCCTTTCGAATCGATTGATATAGATGCCATCGGAAAATTAATGAAGATAGCTGTTGAAGGCGGAAGATCAACCCGGCCGGATCTTAAAATAGGAATCTGCGGAGAACATGGCGGAGAACCCAAATCGGTTGAATTCTGTCACAAGATTGGACTAAATTATGTAAGCTGTTCTCCATTCCGTGTACCGATAGCACGTTTAGCTGCCGCACAGGCGGTTGCTAAAGAATTGAAATCCGGCAAACCGGCTGTTAAGAAAAGCGCTGTTAAAAAATCCGTTGCAAAGAAAAAAGTAAATAAGAAAAAATAA
- the lpxK gene encoding tetraacyldisaccharide 4'-kinase: protein MLNLIRLILSPLTIVYAFVVKVRNYLFDKGIFKITRVDAFVISVGNLTVGGSGKTPAVIFLAELLKKFNRKPGILSRGYGRNSYGYLFVSDGNKILTTVDDCGDEMYLVSDEAKAATAVSERRVIGARKLIADSGVDSIILDDAFQHRWIHRNIDIVMVDQRFMLKTGSIEQKILPLGLMREPFDSLSRSDIVIINRKFSERAEIPEKLNEYFRNKTIFYGYYIATGIFDVKSHHEFALEEFQGQKSLVVCGIARPHSFLSILENNRIDIKNKMLLPDHKNYTLKEIQEIRKRFYDTNANSVLTTQKDAVKLFKFSKDLDDIDIYYLKIKLMLENQEKFEELLKDRLANK, encoded by the coding sequence GTGCTTAATTTAATCAGACTTATATTATCACCGCTTACTATCGTTTACGCTTTCGTAGTAAAGGTACGGAATTACCTTTTCGACAAAGGCATATTCAAAATAACCAGGGTCGATGCTTTTGTTATTTCAGTAGGTAATCTGACTGTAGGAGGTTCCGGTAAAACACCAGCGGTAATTTTTCTGGCAGAACTCCTGAAAAAATTCAACAGAAAACCCGGGATTTTAAGCCGAGGTTACGGCAGAAACTCGTACGGCTATCTGTTCGTCTCCGACGGGAATAAAATTCTTACTACTGTTGACGACTGCGGAGACGAGATGTATCTGGTATCCGACGAAGCAAAAGCCGCCACCGCTGTTTCGGAAAGAAGGGTAATCGGCGCCAGAAAACTGATCGCAGACTCCGGTGTTGATTCTATTATACTTGATGATGCTTTCCAGCACCGGTGGATTCATAGAAATATAGATATTGTTATGGTTGATCAGAGATTCATGTTGAAAACAGGAAGCATAGAACAAAAAATTCTTCCTTTAGGACTAATGCGCGAGCCGTTCGACTCCCTGTCCCGTTCCGATATTGTTATCATAAACAGGAAATTTTCTGAAAGAGCTGAAATACCTGAGAAACTGAATGAATATTTCAGAAATAAAACAATTTTCTACGGATATTATATAGCTACCGGAATTTTTGATGTTAAGAGTCATCATGAATTTGCTCTTGAAGAATTCCAGGGTCAGAAGAGTCTTGTAGTTTGCGGAATTGCCAGACCCCATTCATTTCTGAGCATACTTGAAAACAACAGGATCGACATTAAAAATAAAATGCTTCTGCCTGATCATAAGAATTATACATTGAAAGAAATTCAGGAAATAAGAAAAAGATTTTACGATACAAATGCTAATTCTGTTCTGACAACACAGAAGGATGCAGTAAAACTCTTCAAATTTTCAAAAGACCTTGACGATATAGACATCTATTATCTAAAGATAAAACTAATGCTCGAGAACCAAGAAAAGTTTGAAGAATTACTAAAAGATAGATTAGCGAATAAATAA
- a CDS encoding lysophospholipid acyltransferase family protein: MKLSNSVKEILRIAGVRSAGFLVNVLLTTVKINIENGVNVRRLADGNKNFVFAFWHGSMVIGWYLNRKNNCSALVSRSRDGDVLAHVLKKWGYEVVRGSSHVGGNEALEMLLQLIGRNFSLAITPDGPTGPIHKMKAGAVVTAKKGNVPLILAGIGCSRKIVFKSWDKFELPLPFSRVTAIYSDPIYFGKDMSYEDTSLKIIECEELLNRLQKDAQEKCLI, from the coding sequence ATGAAGCTTAGCAACTCGGTAAAAGAAATACTAAGGATTGCCGGTGTCAGGTCAGCCGGTTTTTTGGTTAATGTTCTATTAACTACTGTAAAAATTAATATTGAAAACGGAGTGAATGTTCGAAGATTGGCCGATGGTAATAAGAATTTTGTATTTGCATTCTGGCATGGATCGATGGTTATCGGATGGTATTTGAACAGGAAAAATAATTGTTCGGCACTTGTAAGCCGTAGCAGAGACGGCGATGTTCTTGCCCACGTTCTTAAAAAGTGGGGGTACGAAGTCGTTAGGGGTTCAAGTCACGTCGGCGGGAACGAAGCGCTCGAAATGCTGCTTCAATTGATCGGCCGGAATTTTTCGCTTGCAATAACCCCGGACGGTCCGACCGGGCCAATTCATAAGATGAAAGCCGGTGCGGTGGTAACAGCTAAAAAGGGGAATGTCCCCCTTATACTTGCAGGCATCGGTTGCAGCAGGAAAATAGTTTTCAAGAGCTGGGACAAATTTGAATTGCCACTCCCCTTCAGCAGGGTAACAGCAATATATTCCGATCCGATCTATTTCGGAAAAGATATGAGCTATGAAGATACATCGTTAAAAATAATTGAATGTGAAGAATTACTTAACAGGCTTCAAAAGGACGCACAGGAAAAGTGCTTAATTTAA
- the lpxB gene encoding lipid-A-disaccharide synthase, whose amino-acid sequence MIIAGEASGDMHGASLIHELKKLDPELKISGIGGDRMIAEGMQPLFHIKRMAFLGFIEVLRHLPFIRKVQTEILKKIKQESIDTVVLIDYPGFNLEMAGKLKQPGKKIIYYISPQVWAWGIGRIKKIKELIDKMIVVFPFEEKLYKENGVDAVYVGHPLIEQINSYQFLSKEELFEKLKLEEGKEILLLMPGSRKHEIKKLFPVSIKAAKHLADEFNLQIVVACAENIDEHVFNGLSEIKDFKLVKGNRYDLLKYSKFGIIKSGTSTLEAGIFELPFVVVYSTNALTYHLGKMLVKINNIAMANIILGETVVTELIQKEVNVEKIYEVSKEILSDNSRYETIRTKLGSIKSRLGSIGASKRAAELIFSKLNEA is encoded by the coding sequence ATGATCATAGCGGGAGAGGCATCGGGCGACATGCACGGCGCATCTTTAATTCATGAATTAAAAAAGCTGGATCCTGAATTAAAGATATCCGGAATAGGCGGCGACAGGATGATTGCAGAAGGTATGCAGCCGCTATTTCATATTAAACGGATGGCGTTCCTCGGATTTATTGAAGTGCTGAGGCATTTGCCGTTTATCAGAAAAGTTCAGACTGAAATCCTGAAAAAAATTAAGCAGGAAAGTATTGACACTGTTGTATTGATAGACTATCCCGGTTTCAATCTGGAAATGGCCGGAAAACTAAAGCAACCGGGGAAAAAAATTATTTATTATATCTCTCCGCAGGTATGGGCATGGGGAATAGGTAGAATTAAAAAGATTAAGGAACTGATCGATAAAATGATTGTTGTCTTTCCGTTTGAAGAGAAACTGTATAAAGAGAACGGCGTGGATGCTGTCTATGTCGGGCATCCGCTGATAGAACAGATAAACAGTTATCAGTTTCTTTCGAAAGAGGAATTATTCGAAAAGCTGAAACTGGAAGAGGGAAAGGAAATTTTACTCCTTATGCCGGGAAGCCGTAAACATGAAATAAAGAAACTTTTTCCCGTTTCTATTAAAGCGGCAAAGCATTTGGCCGATGAATTTAATCTGCAGATTGTTGTGGCCTGCGCGGAAAATATCGACGAGCATGTTTTTAACGGATTATCGGAAATAAAGGACTTTAAACTTGTTAAAGGGAATAGATACGACCTTCTGAAATATTCAAAATTCGGAATTATAAAATCAGGTACTTCTACACTCGAAGCCGGGATTTTTGAGCTCCCTTTTGTTGTTGTCTATTCAACAAATGCACTTACCTATCACCTGGGTAAAATGCTTGTAAAAATAAACAACATTGCTATGGCTAATATTATTCTTGGGGAAACGGTGGTAACCGAGCTTATTCAGAAAGAAGTAAATGTTGAGAAAATATATGAAGTGAGTAAAGAAATATTGTCGGATAATTCGAGATATGAAACGATTAGAACTAAACTGGGCAGCATAAAATCCAGGCTCGGAAGCATTGGTGCATCAAAACGGGCAGCCGAATTAATTTTTTCTAAATTAAATGAAGCTTAG
- a CDS encoding isoprenylcysteine carboxylmethyltransferase family protein encodes MKEFSKKIFEYRSYTPLPFLLLMIIFQKATLTSMIVGFVIVLIGEFFRLWGVSYAGSETRTTGGGVGGTYLVVSGPFAHVRNPLYFGNLLIYTGIGVMSMALYPYLLFVAAFFFIFQYHYIIREEESFLSEKFGSMYTDYFNKVPRWIPTLTKYHNPGLEQPPFKLHMGLKSERRTLQAISLTVIILVILFWITT; translated from the coding sequence ATGAAAGAGTTTTCTAAAAAGATTTTTGAATACAGGAGTTATACCCCGCTCCCCTTCCTTTTACTGATGATAATTTTTCAGAAAGCGACTCTCACGAGTATGATAGTGGGATTTGTAATTGTTCTGATTGGAGAATTTTTCCGTTTATGGGGCGTCTCTTATGCCGGCAGCGAAACAAGAACTACGGGCGGAGGTGTCGGAGGTACTTATCTTGTTGTCTCGGGTCCGTTTGCCCATGTAAGGAATCCTCTTTATTTCGGGAATCTCCTTATTTATACGGGAATCGGCGTGATGTCAATGGCTCTTTATCCGTATCTGCTTTTTGTCGCAGCTTTCTTTTTCATTTTTCAGTATCATTATATTATCCGGGAGGAGGAATCATTTCTAAGTGAAAAATTCGGCAGCATGTATACTGATTATTTCAATAAAGTACCGAGATGGATTCCTACATTAACAAAATATCATAATCCCGGATTGGAACAACCGCCGTTTAAACTTCATATGGGATTAAAATCCGAAAGAAGAACTCTGCAGGCTATCTCGTTAACTGTTATTATCCTGGTAATTCTTTTCTGGATTACAACTTGA